DNA sequence from the Cronobacter turicensis z3032 genome:
AACGGCGGCGCCGGTACAGGTTGGCCAGATTAACCTGACCACCTTTATGAACGACAGCGGTCTGGAAAGCATTGGTGAAAACCTCTACACCGAAACCCAGTCCTCCGGCACGCCGAACGAAAGCACGCCGGGCCTGAACGGTGCAGGGCTGCTGTATCAGGGTTATGTCGAAACCTCTAACGTCAACGTGGCGGAAGAGCTGGTCAACATGATCCAGGTGCAGCGCGCTTACGAGATTAACAGTAAAGCGGTTTCCACGACTGACCAGATGCTGCAAAAACTGACGCAACTCTAAAGCCTGTTTCGGTGTGGCGTAATGCCACACCGAACGCCACTACGAAGATGAAAGCAATGCAAAAGACCGGTGCGCAACTCTGCCCTATCGCGATAGCTCTCGCATTAACCCTGTCGGGCTGTGCGTGGGTGCCTTCTACTCCGCTGGTTCAGGGCGCGACGACCGCGCAGCCCGCACCTGCCCCCGCGCCGGTGGTTAACGGTTCCATTTTCCAGTCCGTACAGCAGATTAACTACGGTTATCAGCCGCTGTTCGAAGATCGTCGTCCGCGTAACGTCGGCGACACGCTCACTATTGAGCTGCAAGAAAACGTCAGCGCGAGCAAGAGCTCGTCGGCAAACGCCAGCCGCGACGGCAAGACCAACTTTGGTCTCGACACCGTTCCTCGCTATCTGCAGGGCCTCTTCGGCAATGCGCGCGCCGATATCAGCGCATCCGGCGGCAATACCTTTAATGGCAAAGGCGGCGCTAACGCCAGCAACACCTTCAGCGGCACGCTGACCGTGACCGTCGATCAGGTTCTCGCCAACGGCAACCTGCACGTGGTAGGTGAAAAACAGATCGCCATCAACCAGGGCACAGAATTCATCCGCTTCTCGGGCGTGGTTAACCCTCGCACCATTAGCGGCAGCAACACGGTACCGTCCACGCAGGTGGCGGATGCCCGAATCGAATATGTCGGCAACGGCTACATCAACGAAGCGCAGAACATGGGATGGCTACAGCGTTTCTTCCTTAATTTATCGCCGATG
Encoded proteins:
- the flgH gene encoding Flagellar L-ring protein, whose translation is MQKTGAQLCPIAIALALTLSGCAWVPSTPLVQGATTAQPAPAPAPVVNGSIFQSVQQINYGYQPLFEDRRPRNVGDTLTIELQENVSASKSSSANASRDGKTNFGLDTVPRYLQGLFGNARADISASGGNTFNGKGGANASNTFSGTLTVTVDQVLANGNLHVVGEKQIAINQGTEFIRFSGVVNPRTISGSNTVPSTQVADARIEYVGNGYINEAQNMGWLQRFFLNLSPM